The genome window AGGAACTCATGCATGCCATGAAAATGTACGACTTCGTCAATGACCGTAGCGGCAGGGTGGTTCTGAAGGAGATCAAGGGGCCAAAGGCAGAATGGGCGTCACCGCTTGAGGCCTTTGAAGATGCGCTCAAACACGAGCAGACAGTGACAGGCCGCATAAACCACATGATGGACATCGCCATTGAGGAAAAGGACCACGCCACCCAGATATTCCTCCAGTGGTTTATCTCCGAGCAGGTTGAAGAGGAGGCGTCGGTAGGCGCGGTAATCCAAAGACTGAAGCTTGCTGGTCAATCTCCGGGCGGGATGTTCATGGTGGACAAGGAGCTTGCTCAAAGGATATTCACGCCGCCTCCCCAGACATCCCAAGCGCCTCTAGCGCCGCCCCAAAAGGCCTGAAGGAGCAGAAATATGTCAAGACCAGAGGATATGTGGCAGTGCCAGACCCTGAATTGCGGATACATCTATGACCCAGACAGGGGTGACAGAAAGGGCAAGATACCGAAAGGGGTGAGGTTTAAAGACCTACCCGACGGCTGGAGATGTCCCGTGTGCGGGGCCACAAAGGCCATGTTTAGGCCCCTTGCGGGCCCTGGATCTGTTATGGAGGAACAGGCCATACCTGGACCTCAAACTGAAGTCTAAAAAGATAAAAGGAGATGACAGAAATGAAAAAATACAAGTGCTCTGTTTGTGGATATGTCTATGACCCTGCAGTCGGAGACGCTGAAAACGGCGTTGAGCCTGGCACCCCGTTTGAGAAGCTGCCTGAGGACTGGGTCTGCCCGGTATGCGGGGCTGCAAAGGATCAATTTGATCCGATAGATTAAGGATCGGCCATGTCCAGAGAAGGACGGCCTTCCTGACAGGACCCTGGGGGACGGCATGAAAAAGATGAAAAAGATAGTGATCTTTGCATTCAGGGGCGAGGCCATGTGTTTTGTGCATGTCCTCTTGAATTCCCTCGACCTCAATAAAAAGGATATGGGAGGCAGAATAGTCATTGAAGGCGAGGCGACAAGGCTCATACCAGGGATGGAAAGACCCGACGACTTTCTGAACAACTTATATCTCAAGGTTAAAGAAAAGGGCCTCATAGACGCGGTCTGCAAGGCCTGCTCTCAAAAGATGGGCGTGCTGGCCGAGGTGGAAAGGCTTGGACTCCCGATAGCGTCAGATATGTCGGGTCATGTAGCTATGGCAGGATATATTGAAAGGGGCTTTGAGATAATAACCCTTTGACATGATTATAGATCTATAAGGAGGCAAGAAATGACTGCAACAGAGATAAAAAAAGACATCTACTGGGTCGGGGCCGTGGACTGGACTATCCGCGACTTTCATGGCTACTCCACCTATAAGGGCACGACCTATAACGCATATCTCATGAAGGATGAAAAGACGGTCCTATTTGACACGGTAAAGAAAGAGAAAAAGGGCGACCTTGTCCATCACATCAGGGCCATCATGGACCCTGAAAAGATCGACTACATCGTGGTGAACCATGTAGAGATGGATCACTCAGGCTCTCTGCCCGATATGATCGACCTGATAAAGCCCGAGAAGGTCTTCTGCTCAGCCATGGGCAAAAAGGCCCTGATTGAGCATTTTCATCGGGAGGACTGGCCATTGGAGGTGGTTTCGCCAAACCAGCCGATAAGCACCGGAAAGAGGTCCATCCAGTTCATTGAGACCAGAATGCTCCACTGGCCGGACAGCATGTTCTCTTACATCCCAGAGGAAAAACTCCTGATCTCCAGTGACGCCTTCGGCGAACACTGGGCGACCAGCGAACGTTTTGATGACGAGGTGGATTTTGACGAACTCATGCGGCACAACGCCAAGTATTACTCAAACATCCTGCTCCTGTACTCGCCTCTGGTGCAAAAGCTCCTTGAAAATGTAAGGAAATCGGGGCTGCAGATAGATATGATTGCACCTGACCACGGCCTTATAAAACGCTCTCACATAGCAGACATCCTCAAGGCCTATGACGACTGGTCAAGCCACAAGGCAAAGAAAAAGGCGCTGGTGATCTATGACACCATGTGGCACAGCACCGAGATGATGGCGAAGGCGGTTGCGGACGGGATCATGGATGAAGGCGTAAGCGTCCAGCTCCTGGACCTGCAGGTAAACCACCGGAGTGACGTCATAACCGAGGTCCTTGACGCCAAGGCGGTCGTTCTCGGATCCCCCACACTCAACAACGGCATGCTCCCTCGTATGGCGGGCTTTCTTCAGTATATGAAGGGGCTGAAGCCCGGCAACAAGATCGGCGCGGCATTCGGCTCATACGGCTGGAGCGGCGAGGCGGTAAAGCAGATGAATCAGGCCATGGAAGAGATGAAGTTTACGGTCACAGAGCCCGGCATCCGCATAAAATACGTCCCGGCGCACCCAGACCTCAAAGAATGTGTGGAGATGGGCAGGAGAATAGGTAAGGCCGTAAAGGCAGACTAGGCATGGACAGGCGGGCGCTGGGGCAAACCTTGAGGGAAAAAGGACTTGAAGAGGTACTGCGCCAGCTCTCCGGCCTCTCTGCCAAAAAGGCCATAAACACCCTCATTCCATCTCTTTACTCGCCTGACGAGGTGGTGAGACTCAAAGCCGTCTCTGCCTTTGGTGACATGATGAAAAGACTTGCCGGAGAAGACATGGAGGCGGCCCGCATTGTAATGCGCCGGCTTATGTGGAGCCTCAATGACGAATCAGGCGGCATCGGCTGGGGTGCGCCGGAGGCGATGGCAGAGGCCATGGCAAGGCACAAGGGCCTCCTAGAAGAGTATGGACAAATACTGCTTTCTTATATACGGCAAGACGGCAACTATCTTGAATATGCCCCACTAAGGAAAGGGGCGCTCCGGGGGATCATGAGGATATCTGAGACAAACCCGGACTTTTTAAAAAAATGCAAGGCCATCGTATATATAAAACCATTCCTTGTGTCTCCTGATCCGCTTGAAAGAATGTACGGCTCACTAATAGCAGATCGCATAGGCGAAAAGGAAGATTACAAGGCGCCTTCAAGCCCGGCAGGCGATAAGTAAAAAGGATGCATATATTATTTTGGACGAATGGAATTGATTAGGATACCGTCGCCAAAGATTGCGCCGAGGGGGCAAGAGATGAATTATGCAAGCAAGCCGCAATGATCGTTCCCTGCTGTTCGTCGCGGACGGATACCCAATAAAACCTGCAATCGCCGCGGCGGTCGCAAAGACCTTAAAAAATGATGGGCTCGCCATATTAGTCGGGGGCAGACCTGTGGCGGAGTGGACGCCTTCGGAATCGACGATAATGGCTGAGGCGGGCCTTGGGCTTCCTGAAAGGATAATCCCGATCGACGGGATAAATCTCCACCTCTTTGACCTGATCATATGTTTCGGCAATGAGAAATGTCCGGGATACCAGGCGCTCCCAGGAAATCCGATTTTCATCAAATGGGCGGTTGACGAAGATGTGGAAACCGGTCCACCATACCACGATATCCGCATCTTGCGGGGAATGAGGGACAGGATATCTCAACTGACCCATGATTTTTTTGAACAGGGCTATTTCAACGCCCTCATTCAGGTAAAAAAGAACGCGGAATTGGTCATGGATAATCTATACGACGGCATAATCGCCCATGACCTAAAAAGGCGCATATTTTATTTCAACAGGGCGGCGGAAGAGATCACAGGCTACAACCGTCAAGACATACTCGGCAAGGATTGTCACGAGGCGTTTCCTGGCAAATTCTGCGACAGCAGGTGTTCTTTTTGCGACGGCAAGAGAGATGTATCCGGACTCCCGTGCCATTATCCACTTACGATAAGGAGCAGACAGGGTGATGTGAAGAGGGCCGAGATGTCAGTAGTGCCCATGAGGTTTCTTAAAAAGAATAAAACGGACGATTTTATGGAAGATGATAATAAATTAATCGACATGGCCTTAGAAATGGTCCGCGATATGATCATACTTGCTGACAGGGCGGACGCTGACTGCCAAAACGACGGCTGTAGACTCTTGTTTGGGGTGATCAGAGACTGCGCTTACCGAATAAGGATGGAGATAGAACGAGAAAGACAGGCGAGGGCATCCGCTGAATCGTATCTATGCGGCATGGCAAAATCAGACAAACAAAAGGGCATAAAGGCCTTTAAAATCAAAGACAGGGGGTAGGATTATGGATGTATTGATGTTGTCGAGGCTGCAGTTTGCTGCCGCCACTATGTTTCACTTTCTCTTTGTCCCGTTGACCTTAGGGCTTTCGATTCTGACCGCGGTCTTTGAGACCATGTATGTAAGGACCGAGGATGAAGATTACAAACGGGCTGCCAAGTTTTGGGGCAAACTCTTTCTTATCAATTTCGCACTGGGGATCGTGACCGGTATCACGTTGGAGTTTCAATTTGGCACCAACTGGTCGCGCTATTCAAAATATGTAGGCGATATCTTCGGTTCGCTCCTGGCCATCGAGGCTACGCTGGCCTTCTTCCTGGAATCCACCTTCGCAGGCCTCTGGATATTCACATGGGACAAGGTCTCAAAGAAGACGCATGCGGTCTTTATCTGGCTGGTGGCCATTGCGTCCAATGTCTCGGCCCTTTGGATACTCATCGCAAACGCATGGATGCAAAGGCCTGTCGGCTATGTGCTAAGAAACGGCAGGGCTGAACTGGACAATTTTACAACCGTCATCACGAACAAGTTTGCAGTGCTGGAATTCCTGCATACCATAAGCGGCGCCTACATCTTGGCCGGTTTCTTTGTAATAGGCGTCTCAGCTTATCATATCCTCAGAAAAAACGAGGTCGTCTTTTTTAAAAAATCGTTCAATGCCGCAGTGACCTTCACACTCATATTCGCCTTATTCGAGGTATTCAACGGCCACTTAAACGGTTCCGAGGTGGCGGAGACACAGCCTACCAAGCTTGCCGCCATGGAATCCCACTGGGAGACGGATTCTTATGCGCCGATGTACCTATTCCTGATCCCTGATGCAAAGAATGAGAGAAACAGTGTAGAGATCCTGCCAATCCCTGGCGCACTGAGCCTGCTTGCCTTCCATAGGGCCTCAGCTGAAGTAAAAGGTCTTAAGGACTTTGCGGTCCAAGACCGTCCACCTGTAGGACTTACTTTCTGGTCGTTCAGGATAATGGTGGGTCTTGGGTTTCTCTTTGCAGTCCTTGCCGTGATAGGCTGGTTTAAACGCAACGACATAGAAGAATATCCAGGGTATTTGAAACTAATGGTCTGCGCCATTCCCCTTCCATATATAGCAAACGAAGCGGGCTGGATAGTTGCGGAAGTGGGCAGGCAACCTTGGATCGTATACGGGCTCATGCGGACATCCGATGCCGTATCAGTGCTTGCGGTATCTCAGGTGGCCGTCTCTTTGGCGGCGTTTGTAATACTTTATACGTTTTTGGGTGTTGTGGACTTTTATCTACTTGCAAAATATGCCCGCAAGGGCCCAAATCCGGCCAAGGCTTAGACAGATCAAAAAAAATAAAGGAGGCGTCATCATGCTTGAGACTATATGGTTCATACTATGGGGTGTACTCTGGGCGGTATATTTCATGCTCGACGGTTTTGATCTGGGCCTTGGCTCGCTAATGCCCGTATTGGCCGAAAACGAACAGGAAAGGCGGATTGTCTATAACGCCATGGGTCCGTTCTGGGACGGAAACGAGGTCTGGCTGATCACTGCGGGCGGCGCTACATTTGCGGCATTCCCGGTGGCATATGCAGTCATGTTCAACGGTCTATATGCAGCCCTACTCCTGCTCCTGTTCGCCCTTATCTTAAGGGGGATATCGTTCGAATTCCGCAATAAGGTGGACAGCCCGGGTTGGCGCTCAATCTGGGATGCGTGTCTAGTTATTGGAAGCTTTCTGCCCGCACTCCTTTTGGGCATCGCCTTTGCAAACATATTTCAGGGTATCCCAATAGATGAAAACGGGGTATTCCAAGGCGGGCTCCTCACCCTCCTAAACCCCTATGGCATTGCCGGTGGTGTACTCTTTGTGCTCCTATTCATGCTCCACGGCTCTATCTGGCTTGCAATAAAATCCGAGGGCGATCTACAGACAAGGGCCGGACGGATGGCATCCAGGCTTTGGCCCATACTACTTGTAGTGGCGATACTGTTCCTTGCCTTTACGTTCTTCGCCACCCATCTCTTTAACAACTACCTCAAGACACCGGTGCTCATGATCATACCTTTGATCGCGGTAGCGGCACTTTTGATAACAAAAGTCTTCATCGGACGGATGAACTGGTGGAAGGCGTGGTTCGCCTCAAGCACCACCATACTCTTTATCACCTTTTTCGGCGTGGCAGGGCTCTTCCCTGATCTCCTGCCATCAAGCCTCAATCCTAACTACAGCATAACGGCCTTTAATGCGGCCTCAAGCCAACTTACATTGAAGATCATGCTGGTCGTGGCCCTGGTCATAGTGCCTATCGTGATCGCCTATCAAACATGGGTCTATATCTTTTTAAGGGGTAAGGTTACGGAAAAAGACCTGACCTACGAAGAGGCATATTAAAAAAGATATAACCGACTTCAAAGTCCATCTCTTGTCCGGGTTGTCCAAGACAGTCATTGCAGGGGCATAGGAAACCGCCCCTGCAATCAAAAAACAATAGTCCAATGCAGCAAAAATCTTCTTAATCCTGCATGCGACAGGATGGATCTAGCTGCGCCCTATTTCAAGACAAGATCTCGGTCATTGAAGGGTTAAATAAAAAAAACAAAAGGGAGGGTATCTATGAAAAGTCTTGGTTTATTAAAGATTGGGATTGTAATGCTCATCATGGCTATGGGTATCTTTTATCCTAGTTTCGGCATTTGCAACGATGATTTTGACAGATTTATCATGCCGGTGTCCAACCCTATATATCTAGGAGACGCAAGAAACGTCACCATGATAAGACCTATTTATCTCTTTCAAAGGCTCCCCCAAAAGGTCGATACCATAATAGGCAAGGTCCCGCTTGGCGGCCACATAAACGGCTTCGCAATTCAGGCGAGTTACGCCTTTAACGATAGACTCTCGCTTGTTGCAGTGAAGGACGGCTATATAGACTGCAGGCCCAACAATACCCTAAATGATCACAACGGCTGGGCCGATATAGCCGCAGGGCTCCAATATTCATTTTTGTATCACCCACAAGACAACTTTATCATGACCGCCAGGCTTGTTTATGAAATGGCAAGCGGTAGCGATCAAGTCTATCAGGGAAACGGCGACGGCAACTTCAATCCATCCATCTTGTTCTTGAAGGGGATCGACAGGCTGCAATTCTCAGGGGCGCTCGGCCTTGTAGTGCCGGTTGACAGAAACCAAGAAAACACCCTGTTTTATGATTCGTGGCACCTTGATTATGCGGTTACAGACTGGTTCAGACCCCTTGTTGAACTCAATCATTTCTATGTCATAGACAGCGGCGACAGGGATCCATGGATCAGGAACGCCATAAATAAGCTCGGGGTCGAAAGGGCGTTAAGCGCAACGCTCGGCACAAGCAAGGAAGACGATGTAGTCGCAAGCGTCGCCAAATTCAATGGATGCGACATTGTCGACCTCGGCGGCAGGTACAATGACGACCACAGGAATCTCGTCACCCTCGCCTTCGGCTCAAGGTTCAGGGTTACAAACTGGCTGGACTTCGGTGCAGCCTATGAAATCCCACTCACAAGCAAAGAGGATGGCCTGATACGCGACAGATTGATGCTGGACGCCATAGTGACGCTCAAATTCTAGGCCACATTCATTTTTATTTTATTTTTTTATGATATAATTCAGACAGGCGATAGCCTATCGCCTGTCTGAATCCTTCTTAAGGATCGGCACGTAAAAAGCTTCCCGAGCAAGATAACGAACCAGACCATCCCGTCAAGGAGGTGCGCTGATGGTTGAGACCTCGTCAACAAAACCACATGAGGCCCTACATCATGGACTGAGTTCCGACGAAGCGGCCCGTCGATTGCAGCAATACGGTCTAAATGCCTTGGAGGAGAAAAAAATCTCCATCCTGCGCCAGCTGCTCGGCTACTTCTGGGGGCCGATCCCATGGATAATCGAGGCGGCGGCCCTGCTCTCGGCCATCGTCAGGCACTGGGCGGATTTCTGGATCGTCACCGCCCTGCTCATCTTCAATGCGGCGGTAGGCTTCTGGCAGGAATACACGGCCGGCAATGCGGTGGAGGCGCTGAAGAAACAGCCCGCCACGCGCGCCAAGGTGTTGTGCGATGGTCGGTGGCAGGAGATCGACGTCAAGCCGTTGGCGCCAGGCGACATCATCCGCATCCGTTTGGGAGATGTGATCCCGGCTGACGTCAAATTGACGGAGGGGGATTATCTGAGCGTGGATCAATCGGCCCTGACCGGCGAATCCCTGCCGGTGACCAAACGCGCCGGTGACGCGGCCTTCTCGGGCGCTGTGGTCAAACAGGGCAAGGTGGTGGCCGAGGTCACAGCCACCGGCAAGAATACCAGGTTCGGCCAGACCGCATCATGTTCTTTGTGGTGCTGGCGATGATGTTCTTCGACTTCTATCCGATCACCGCCGTCATGATCATCCTGCTGGCGTTCTTCAACGACGTGCCCATCATGACCATCGCCTATGACCGCACTGGTCTTGAACAGCGCCCCGTGCGCTGGGACATGCGCCAGGTCATCACTGTGACAACCGCAATGGGGTTCGTTGGCGTAATAGGAAGCTTCGGGATGCTACCGATCGGCCATGGACTGGCTCAAACTGGGCGTGTCGCAGATACAGACCTACGTCTTCCTCAAGATGGCAGTGGCTGGTCACCTGGTGCTATTTGCGGCGCGCACCAAGGACCATTTCTGGAAACGGCCCTGGTCCGCCCCCATCATGGTCTGGTCGGCGGTTATCACCAAGTTGGAGCACCCTGCTGGCCGCCTACGGCTTTGGGCTCATCATGCCCATCACCTGGCCGGAAACCGTCCTGATATGGGGATATTTGTTCATCTCCGTCCTTATGACAGATCTCGTAAATGTTCATGTTTACCACCATTTGCGACCTAGACACACTAGATCAGAAAGAAAGGAACGCGCCATTACCGTACCATGTATTTAACCTGCCATTATTTTTTAAGGAGTTGTTGAAATGCCTGATTGGAAAAAAAAGAAGATATTGCTCATGGGCTCCAGGGTGACGATAACAAATATGCCCATAAAAGAGGTGAACCTTATCGCCCAGGGGAGTCTACCGGCCTACGGCTATGACCCAGGCGACTTCATAGAACTGATGGCGGGCAAGGTCACGATTGAAGAGGGACGTCTTGAGCAGTGCCTCACCTGGCTCTCCTCCTACCTGACCGCATCGGGGCTAAATCCGAGGATTAGCACCCTTAATTACGGCGTACGAAGAGACGTCTTTCAGATATTCAAAAAACGCAGCAGCCAAGGCCCTGTCGAAAACGATCACGGCTGGTTCATGGTCCAACAAATACTCCCTCCCGGGGGAAGAAGTACCGAACCTGACCATATTGAAATAACAAACGACAACAAATCGGCACTGGAGGCAAACAACGGCATAGTGATCATTGACGACGGGGGAAATCCGCCGAGACTTGCAGGAGAAATAAAAGAACTCAACCCAGGGGCATGGGCGATAGCCCTCGGCATAAGCGCGGCCCACTGGCAAGGCTGGGTGGAATCTTTTAAGGAAAATTTCATATTGATATGCAGACTTTCCGATCTCGAAACCACGCGAATGGAGATGGACAGCTCAATCCTATGGGAATCCACTGTGGCAATGGCCGTAAGGGCGCTGAAGAGCCCAGAGGTGGGGCTTTGGGATGAGAGATCGAACCGCTTCAAATGCCACATAATGGTTGAGATGTTTCCTGACGGCATACTTTACATCGGCCCTGAAACGGCCATGTTCAGGCATTGGGAGGGGGCCCTTCCAGGGGTTGGATCACGCAATACATATGGTTCGGTGCCATGCTATGATACACTTCTTCCCGCCATGCTTTCGATAGACTGTCTGCGTATAGGCGGGATACCGCTCGACAGCAACTACTTTTTTGATTTATCAAAACGCGTCCTCCTGAACTGGCATCAGCTCCACCAGCATGGATATTACTTCACCGACGGCTTGGAATTCCCGAATCTCGACTTTTCATCAACATATCCTACCGGGGTCCCATGCTCATTCCTGAATACATACGATGACCCATGTTTCTTTGTACTGCCACCCTTCACCCCACATCTTGAACACATGCTGGAAATCGTCTCCAGCCAGTCATGGTGCAAAGACAGAAAACAGGCCATAAGGTCGTTTTTCAGGGCCAATACACCGGCCAATCAGTGTGAAACAACCGGCCCAGCAGCAACCGCAAGAGACCTGGGGTATATAGGTGTTATACTCTCGGTGCTGAAACACCTAAAGGAAGAAGTAAACCGCAAGGCCGGCTTCAAATATCTGCGCCTCTTCCAGGTAGGCGCCCTCCGAACAACGGACCCGGTCGAGATCGAACCGGTCATGGCCCTTCAAAGGGTGATGGACAGCTATGTTACAAAGGAACATGTCAAGCGCCCTTTATGCGTAGGGGTATTCGGTCCACCGGGCTCAGGTAAATCATTTGCCGTGGAAGAGGTTGCAAGGGTCATCTCAAAAAGGTTCGACAGAAACCCGTTTGAATTCTTTCAATTCAATCTGACGCAGTTTTCAGGTCCTGAAGAGATAAATTCAGCCATCGATCTTGTCAGGGCCTCTGTAGCAAAGGGAAGGATCCCGATCACCTTTTGGGACGAATTCGACTGCCGCTATGACGGGTTTGAATTCGGATATCTGAGATATTTTCTACCGTCCATGCAAGACGGCGTCACATACGTAAACGGCATTCCCAGGCACATAGGCCGGTCGATATTCGTCTTTGCAGGCGGGGTAAAAGAGTCATGGGATGACATGACCGCACTCCTGCAACAACCCAGCGATCAAATAGACAGGATGGTCAAGACCCTCAAAATCCCTGATTTCATGAGCAGGCTCAGGGTGGTCTTGGACATAGAGGGTATAAAGATCCCTGAGGAACTACTAAGAGATTCGACGTCTGGCGAGGACCTTGAAACCCTGCGGATGATCCTGCTCAAGAGGGCCTTTATAATAGCGCACCAGATGGACAACCACTGGCCGAAGGCCGCCCGAAAGACCTCCGGACTCTTGCTGCGGCTCCTCATAGCCAGATACAAATTCGGCGCACGATCCATTGAGGCGGTGATAGAATCGAGCCAT of Dissulfurimicrobium hydrothermale contains these proteins:
- a CDS encoding ferritin, with protein sequence MLSKKMQDLLNDQINFEFYSAYIYLSMAAYLQANDLLGCAHWMRVQTQEELMHAMKMYDFVNDRSGRVVLKEIKGPKAEWASPLEAFEDALKHEQTVTGRINHMMDIAIEEKDHATQIFLQWFISEQVEEEASVGAVIQRLKLAGQSPGGMFMVDKELAQRIFTPPPQTSQAPLAPPQKA
- a CDS encoding rubredoxin; translation: MSRPEDMWQCQTLNCGYIYDPDRGDRKGKIPKGVRFKDLPDGWRCPVCGATKAMFRPLAGPGSVMEEQAIPGPQTEV
- the rd gene encoding rubredoxin translates to MKKYKCSVCGYVYDPAVGDAENGVEPGTPFEKLPEDWVCPVCGAAKDQFDPID
- a CDS encoding cytoplasmic protein, translating into MKKMKKIVIFAFRGEAMCFVHVLLNSLDLNKKDMGGRIVIEGEATRLIPGMERPDDFLNNLYLKVKEKGLIDAVCKACSQKMGVLAEVERLGLPIASDMSGHVAMAGYIERGFEIITL
- a CDS encoding FprA family A-type flavoprotein, giving the protein MTATEIKKDIYWVGAVDWTIRDFHGYSTYKGTTYNAYLMKDEKTVLFDTVKKEKKGDLVHHIRAIMDPEKIDYIVVNHVEMDHSGSLPDMIDLIKPEKVFCSAMGKKALIEHFHREDWPLEVVSPNQPISTGKRSIQFIETRMLHWPDSMFSYIPEEKLLISSDAFGEHWATSERFDDEVDFDELMRHNAKYYSNILLLYSPLVQKLLENVRKSGLQIDMIAPDHGLIKRSHIADILKAYDDWSSHKAKKKALVIYDTMWHSTEMMAKAVADGIMDEGVSVQLLDLQVNHRSDVITEVLDAKAVVLGSPTLNNGMLPRMAGFLQYMKGLKPGNKIGAAFGSYGWSGEAVKQMNQAMEEMKFTVTEPGIRIKYVPAHPDLKECVEMGRRIGKAVKAD
- a CDS encoding DVU0298 family protein, with amino-acid sequence MDRRALGQTLREKGLEEVLRQLSGLSAKKAINTLIPSLYSPDEVVRLKAVSAFGDMMKRLAGEDMEAARIVMRRLMWSLNDESGGIGWGAPEAMAEAMARHKGLLEEYGQILLSYIRQDGNYLEYAPLRKGALRGIMRISETNPDFLKKCKAIVYIKPFLVSPDPLERMYGSLIADRIGEKEDYKAPSSPAGDK
- a CDS encoding PAS domain S-box protein; its protein translation is MQASRNDRSLLFVADGYPIKPAIAAAVAKTLKNDGLAILVGGRPVAEWTPSESTIMAEAGLGLPERIIPIDGINLHLFDLIICFGNEKCPGYQALPGNPIFIKWAVDEDVETGPPYHDIRILRGMRDRISQLTHDFFEQGYFNALIQVKKNAELVMDNLYDGIIAHDLKRRIFYFNRAAEEITGYNRQDILGKDCHEAFPGKFCDSRCSFCDGKRDVSGLPCHYPLTIRSRQGDVKRAEMSVVPMRFLKKNKTDDFMEDDNKLIDMALEMVRDMIILADRADADCQNDGCRLLFGVIRDCAYRIRMEIERERQARASAESYLCGMAKSDKQKGIKAFKIKDRG
- a CDS encoding cytochrome ubiquinol oxidase subunit I: MDVLMLSRLQFAAATMFHFLFVPLTLGLSILTAVFETMYVRTEDEDYKRAAKFWGKLFLINFALGIVTGITLEFQFGTNWSRYSKYVGDIFGSLLAIEATLAFFLESTFAGLWIFTWDKVSKKTHAVFIWLVAIASNVSALWILIANAWMQRPVGYVLRNGRAELDNFTTVITNKFAVLEFLHTISGAYILAGFFVIGVSAYHILRKNEVVFFKKSFNAAVTFTLIFALFEVFNGHLNGSEVAETQPTKLAAMESHWETDSYAPMYLFLIPDAKNERNSVEILPIPGALSLLAFHRASAEVKGLKDFAVQDRPPVGLTFWSFRIMVGLGFLFAVLAVIGWFKRNDIEEYPGYLKLMVCAIPLPYIANEAGWIVAEVGRQPWIVYGLMRTSDAVSVLAVSQVAVSLAAFVILYTFLGVVDFYLLAKYARKGPNPAKA
- the cydB gene encoding cytochrome d ubiquinol oxidase subunit II, with amino-acid sequence MLETIWFILWGVLWAVYFMLDGFDLGLGSLMPVLAENEQERRIVYNAMGPFWDGNEVWLITAGGATFAAFPVAYAVMFNGLYAALLLLLFALILRGISFEFRNKVDSPGWRSIWDACLVIGSFLPALLLGIAFANIFQGIPIDENGVFQGGLLTLLNPYGIAGGVLFVLLFMLHGSIWLAIKSEGDLQTRAGRMASRLWPILLVVAILFLAFTFFATHLFNNYLKTPVLMIIPLIAVAALLITKVFIGRMNWWKAWFASSTTILFITFFGVAGLFPDLLPSSLNPNYSITAFNAASSQLTLKIMLVVALVIVPIVIAYQTWVYIFLRGKVTEKDLTYEEAY
- a CDS encoding HAD-IC family P-type ATPase, whose translation is MVETSSTKPHEALHHGLSSDEAARRLQQYGLNALEEKKISILRQLLGYFWGPIPWIIEAAALLSAIVRHWADFWIVTALLIFNAAVGFWQEYTAGNAVEALKKQPATRAKVLCDGRWQEIDVKPLAPGDIIRIRLGDVIPADVKLTEGDYLSVDQSALTGESLPVTKRAGDAAFSGAVVKQGKVVAEVTATGKNTRFGQTASCSLWCWR
- a CDS encoding ATPase, producing the protein MPDWKKKKILLMGSRVTITNMPIKEVNLIAQGSLPAYGYDPGDFIELMAGKVTIEEGRLEQCLTWLSSYLTASGLNPRISTLNYGVRRDVFQIFKKRSSQGPVENDHGWFMVQQILPPGGRSTEPDHIEITNDNKSALEANNGIVIIDDGGNPPRLAGEIKELNPGAWAIALGISAAHWQGWVESFKENFILICRLSDLETTRMEMDSSILWESTVAMAVRALKSPEVGLWDERSNRFKCHIMVEMFPDGILYIGPETAMFRHWEGALPGVGSRNTYGSVPCYDTLLPAMLSIDCLRIGGIPLDSNYFFDLSKRVLLNWHQLHQHGYYFTDGLEFPNLDFSSTYPTGVPCSFLNTYDDPCFFVLPPFTPHLEHMLEIVSSQSWCKDRKQAIRSFFRANTPANQCETTGPAATARDLGYIGVILSVLKHLKEEVNRKAGFKYLRLFQVGALRTTDPVEIEPVMALQRVMDSYVTKEHVKRPLCVGVFGPPGSGKSFAVEEVARVISKRFDRNPFEFFQFNLTQFSGPEEINSAIDLVRASVAKGRIPITFWDEFDCRYDGFEFGYLRYFLPSMQDGVTYVNGIPRHIGRSIFVFAGGVKESWDDMTALLQQPSDQIDRMVKTLKIPDFMSRLRVVLDIEGIKIPEELLRDSTSGEDLETLRMILLKRAFIIAHQMDNHWPKAARKTSGLLLRLLIARYKFGARSIEAVIESSHAADRLVYGLPELIAPPAARIHAEWRIDLERRVDQIRKEFGLRGVW